One genomic window of Sphingopyxis sp. OPL5 includes the following:
- a CDS encoding enoyl-CoA hydratase/isomerase family protein: MTTDPTLIVATPAPGVLHLIFNRPDVHNAYDTPTFTAFAEQLDHAATAPDIRAIVISARGGRAFSAGFDIHEMAGFDAATMRRAFETRDPVFGRVAAHPLPIIAAIDGICFGAGALLALACDMRIATPAFRFKVTAVGYGCANATWSLPRAVGAPRAKAILMTGQVVEAAEAERIGLVNEIVNASELDARAIALASAIAAHPPQGIGGIKTLVDGSLTRTPIEGWQAEYDWMIASMTDAPAGGETFGKFLSEHDDHKR, translated from the coding sequence ATGACCACCGACCCGACGCTGATCGTCGCGACCCCCGCGCCGGGGGTGCTGCACCTGATCTTCAACCGCCCCGACGTGCATAATGCCTATGACACGCCGACCTTCACCGCCTTTGCCGAGCAGCTCGACCATGCCGCAACCGCCCCCGACATCCGCGCCATCGTCATCAGTGCGCGCGGGGGCAGGGCGTTCAGCGCAGGGTTCGATATCCACGAGATGGCGGGCTTCGATGCCGCCACGATGCGCCGCGCCTTCGAGACGCGCGACCCGGTGTTCGGCCGTGTCGCCGCGCACCCGTTGCCGATCATCGCCGCGATCGACGGCATCTGCTTCGGCGCGGGCGCGCTGCTCGCGCTCGCCTGCGACATGCGGATCGCGACCCCCGCTTTCCGCTTCAAGGTGACGGCGGTCGGCTATGGCTGCGCCAATGCAACCTGGTCGCTACCGCGCGCGGTCGGCGCGCCGCGCGCCAAGGCGATCTTGATGACCGGACAGGTGGTCGAGGCCGCGGAGGCCGAACGCATCGGGCTGGTGAACGAAATCGTCAACGCTTCCGAACTCGACGCGCGCGCGATCGCGTTGGCGTCCGCCATCGCTGCGCATCCGCCGCAGGGCATCGGCGGCATCAAGACGCTCGTTGACGGCAGCCTGACGCGCACGCCAATCGAAGGTTGGCAGGCTGAATATGACTGGATGATCGCGAGCATGACCGATGCTCCGGCCGGCGGCGAGACCTTCGGGAAATTCCTGTCCGAGCACGACGACCACAAACGCTGA
- a CDS encoding enoyl-CoA hydratase-related protein, translating into MSAAAAYDFQHIAVERPAPGVVLLTLNRPERMNATNDVLHSELVRLPAAIDADPGARAAVVTGAGRAFCVGGDWADIAGQGNDYANKIRMMRETSQILTGLIEMRKPLVSAINGPAAGIGLALGLLADISVVNEEANLSDGHLRIGLAAGDHAAMVWPLLCSMAKAKRYLLTGDKLNGREAERIGLVSDAVAPAEVLPLALRYAATLAERSPLAVELSKRALNHWLRGAMPIFEASLGYEMVTAFDPDQAAHMPQTS; encoded by the coding sequence ATGAGCGCAGCCGCCGCCTATGATTTTCAGCATATTGCGGTCGAGCGCCCAGCGCCGGGCGTCGTGCTGCTCACATTGAACCGTCCCGAGCGGATGAATGCGACCAACGATGTGCTGCATAGCGAGTTGGTGCGGCTGCCCGCCGCCATCGATGCCGATCCCGGCGCGCGCGCGGCGGTGGTGACCGGGGCGGGGCGCGCCTTTTGCGTCGGCGGCGACTGGGCCGACATCGCGGGCCAAGGCAATGACTACGCCAACAAGATCCGGATGATGCGCGAAACGTCGCAGATCCTGACCGGACTGATCGAGATGCGCAAACCGCTCGTCTCCGCGATCAACGGTCCCGCAGCGGGGATCGGCCTCGCACTCGGGCTGCTCGCCGATATCTCGGTGGTCAATGAAGAGGCGAACCTGTCCGACGGGCATCTGCGCATCGGCCTCGCCGCGGGCGATCATGCCGCGATGGTCTGGCCGCTGCTCTGTTCGATGGCAAAGGCCAAGCGCTACCTGCTCACCGGCGACAAGCTGAACGGCCGCGAGGCCGAGCGGATCGGGCTCGTCTCCGACGCGGTGGCGCCCGCCGAGGTGTTGCCGCTCGCGCTGCGCTACGCCGCGACGCTGGCCGAGCGGTCGCCGCTTGCGGTCGAGCTCAGCAAGCGGGCGCTCAACCATTGGCTGCGCGGCGCGATGCCGATCTTCGAGGCATCGCTGGGCTATGAAATGGTGACCGCTTTCGACCCCGACCAGGCGGCGCATATGCCGCAAACGAGCTGA
- a CDS encoding SDR family NAD(P)-dependent oxidoreductase translates to MSAAYTAGLFDVAGKRALVTGATSGIGRMIARGLAQAGVDVWVVARGAADVDAIVAELGGNAQGVAADIATDDGIARAAEALGERPLHILVNNAGTDRTTPLDADGREDFDAVLNLNLTAPFLLTRKLLPQLESGAAPGDPARVINIASIAALNPGHLENFAYASSKSGVAMMSRHLGRHLAKRNISCNAIAPGLFPSRLTEQFLGMGADDEVPKAFVSPLGARAGEMDDIAGAVIYLSSRAGAWVTGVLLPVSGGISTVS, encoded by the coding sequence ATGAGCGCAGCCTACACCGCCGGCCTGTTCGACGTCGCGGGCAAGCGCGCGCTCGTGACCGGCGCGACATCGGGCATCGGCCGAATGATCGCGCGCGGATTGGCGCAGGCGGGGGTCGACGTGTGGGTCGTCGCGCGCGGCGCCGCCGACGTCGATGCCATCGTCGCCGAACTTGGCGGCAATGCGCAGGGCGTCGCGGCGGATATCGCAACCGACGACGGCATCGCACGGGCCGCCGAAGCACTTGGCGAGCGGCCGCTCCATATTCTCGTCAACAATGCCGGCACCGACCGCACCACGCCGCTCGACGCCGATGGGCGCGAGGATTTCGATGCGGTGCTGAACCTCAACCTGACCGCGCCTTTCCTGCTGACGCGCAAATTGCTGCCGCAACTCGAAAGCGGTGCAGCGCCGGGGGATCCGGCGCGGGTGATCAACATTGCGTCGATCGCCGCGCTGAACCCCGGGCATCTCGAAAATTTCGCCTATGCGTCGAGCAAGTCCGGCGTTGCGATGATGTCGCGTCACCTCGGCCGCCACCTCGCCAAGCGCAACATCAGCTGCAATGCGATCGCGCCGGGCCTCTTCCCCTCGCGGCTCACCGAGCAATTTCTTGGCATGGGTGCGGACGACGAGGTGCCCAAGGCCTTCGTCTCGCCACTGGGCGCGCGGGCAGGGGAAATGGACGATATCGCGGGCGCGGTGATCTACCTTTCGTCGCGCGCCGGCGCCTGGGTGACCGGCGTGCTGCTACCGGTGAGCGGCGGTATTTCGACCGTCAGTTGA
- a CDS encoding cytochrome P450 — translation MADVKDYAVEEFSQHDRTLMQRPYDFYDKVRETGCPVARSEQLGGFWYTTNYAATRRVYDDFRTFSSADGTALPKQPLALYPIDLDPPQQTRMRKLLNPIFLPDAIQKYRPRFEAIITELLDAIAPTGEAELQEQLVRPTLATVIMPFLGVPRDDWDTLSFKIDFLTRMRVEDPETCGQYGLELSQYLYEFAARRRQSPPEDDLMQTLIDARIGDEALTDDEIVGIATLVLFGGLDTTSAVAGMSLWYLIEHPEERARLLNNEIDFPTALQEFVRYASPIQGLRRTVTRDTELEGCPLKAGDYVMAMNGAANHDPEHFADPNEVRFDREVRTEHDHLGFGGGAHICIGQHFAKVLLEMMIRSIFDRLPDLQIRSDFQPDFAVGESRVLKTLPVTFRAS, via the coding sequence ATGGCGGACGTCAAAGACTATGCGGTAGAAGAGTTCAGCCAGCACGATCGCACGTTGATGCAGCGCCCCTATGATTTCTATGACAAGGTGCGCGAGACGGGATGCCCGGTCGCACGGTCGGAGCAGCTCGGCGGTTTCTGGTATACGACCAACTATGCCGCGACGCGCCGCGTCTACGACGATTTCCGGACCTTCAGCTCGGCCGACGGCACCGCGCTGCCTAAGCAGCCGCTGGCGCTCTACCCGATCGACCTCGATCCGCCGCAGCAAACCCGGATGCGCAAGCTGCTCAACCCGATCTTCCTGCCCGATGCCATCCAGAAATATCGTCCGCGTTTCGAGGCGATCATCACCGAGTTGCTCGACGCGATCGCGCCGACCGGCGAGGCCGAATTGCAGGAACAGCTCGTCCGCCCGACGCTCGCGACGGTAATCATGCCCTTCCTCGGCGTACCGCGCGATGATTGGGACACGCTGTCGTTCAAAATCGATTTCCTGACCCGGATGCGCGTCGAGGATCCCGAAACCTGTGGCCAATATGGTCTCGAACTCAGCCAGTATCTCTACGAATTCGCCGCACGGCGGCGCCAGTCGCCGCCCGAGGACGATCTGATGCAAACGCTGATCGACGCCCGGATCGGCGACGAAGCGCTGACCGACGACGAGATCGTCGGTATCGCGACTTTGGTGCTGTTCGGCGGGCTCGACACGACCAGCGCGGTCGCGGGCATGTCGCTCTGGTATCTGATCGAACATCCCGAAGAGCGCGCGCGCCTACTGAACAACGAGATCGACTTCCCGACCGCGCTGCAGGAATTCGTGCGCTATGCCTCGCCGATCCAGGGCCTGCGGCGCACCGTCACGCGCGACACCGAGCTCGAGGGGTGCCCGCTCAAGGCCGGCGACTATGTGATGGCGATGAACGGAGCGGCGAACCATGATCCGGAGCATTTCGCCGACCCCAATGAGGTCCGTTTCGACCGCGAAGTGCGCACCGAGCACGACCATCTCGGCTTTGGCGGCGGCGCGCATATCTGCATCGGCCAGCATTTCGCCAAGGTGCTGCTCGAAATGATGATCCGCTCGATCTTCGATCGCCTGCCCGACCTCCAGATCCGATCCGATTTCCAGCCCGACTTCGCGGTCGGGGAATCGCGGGTGCTCAAGACGTTGCCGGTCACCTTCCGCGCATCCTGA
- a CDS encoding molybdopterin-dependent oxidoreductase yields MRPATGEDGDHVTFCRICTAVCGLVATVEDGKVVRARPDPDNPSSQGQACVKGIAYHGVTHDPDRVTRPMKRVAPGRFEPVSWDEALGDIAARLSAIVAEHGPDAVASYQGNPPAYATDGMTGFRMFLKALGTTKIYGAGSQDTNARFTANWILYGSPLTIDVPDVNNADFMLIFGANPLISHGSLIFTPRVRQQFDAVAARGGVVVVDPRRSETAARYEHVAIEPNSDCWLMLAMLKTLADEGLADEAFLAERCAGWPELRVALAGIDYDDVARRTGIAVEAIKGLARRLTASPKSVCYGRVGICRGPHATLANFLLSALNMVGGTFGHEGGSTFATPVLAGSDRATTGGYDEVRSRVGNFPSVTQFLPSAVMPDDILEPGPGRVRALLSLGGNVLLAAPGGERLRRGLEQLELSVSFDLYINEAGSYADYVLPGLTFYERADLPMVPFMSMVQPFLQYAEPVIAPVGEARSEFDTFCEILARMGLRMPAASPGEVAAQAAGGQLRPLEVLDGAIRQGPAGLHGDWSIDKLRDHPHGVMLDIPIPWGNQDKIAHADGKIHLWDDMVAAELDRLFATAPIEGLKLLSRRDMRSHNGWLHNVDRLIRSQKPTLHIHPADAAERGLVDGDRATLSNRFGAIEVEVEVSADHLRGTVSYPHCFGHGTGGWQRANRAGGANVNILLGHGPDVVEAVSGTTLMDGIAVELTALQPA; encoded by the coding sequence ATGCGACCAGCGACGGGCGAGGACGGCGACCATGTGACCTTCTGCCGCATCTGCACGGCAGTGTGCGGGCTGGTGGCGACGGTCGAGGATGGCAAAGTCGTGCGCGCGCGGCCCGACCCCGACAATCCGTCGTCGCAGGGGCAAGCCTGCGTCAAGGGCATCGCCTATCATGGCGTGACGCACGACCCCGACCGGGTGACGCGGCCGATGAAGCGCGTCGCGCCGGGGCGGTTCGAGCCGGTAAGCTGGGACGAAGCGCTGGGCGATATCGCGGCGCGGCTGTCGGCGATCGTCGCCGAACATGGGCCCGACGCGGTCGCAAGCTACCAGGGCAATCCGCCGGCCTATGCGACCGATGGCATGACGGGTTTTCGCATGTTCCTGAAAGCGCTGGGCACCACCAAAATCTATGGCGCCGGGTCGCAGGACACCAATGCCCGCTTCACCGCCAACTGGATCCTCTATGGCAGCCCGCTGACGATCGACGTGCCCGACGTCAACAATGCCGATTTCATGCTCATCTTCGGCGCCAACCCGCTGATCTCGCACGGCTCGCTGATCTTCACCCCGCGCGTCCGGCAGCAGTTCGACGCGGTCGCGGCGCGCGGGGGCGTGGTGGTCGTCGATCCGCGGCGCAGCGAAACCGCGGCGCGCTACGAACATGTCGCGATCGAGCCCAATTCGGATTGCTGGCTGATGCTGGCGATGCTCAAGACGCTCGCCGACGAAGGGCTGGCCGACGAGGCGTTTCTGGCGGAGCGCTGCGCTGGGTGGCCCGAATTGCGGGTGGCGCTCGCGGGCATCGATTATGACGATGTCGCCCGGCGCACGGGGATCGCGGTCGAGGCGATCAAGGGTCTCGCGCGCCGCCTCACCGCCAGCCCGAAATCGGTCTGCTACGGCCGCGTCGGCATCTGCCGCGGGCCACATGCGACGCTCGCGAACTTCCTGCTCTCGGCGCTCAACATGGTCGGCGGAACATTTGGGCACGAGGGCGGCAGCACCTTCGCGACCCCGGTGCTGGCGGGCAGCGACCGCGCGACGACGGGCGGTTATGACGAGGTGCGCAGCCGCGTCGGAAATTTCCCCAGCGTGACGCAGTTCCTGCCCTCGGCGGTGATGCCCGACGATATTCTTGAGCCCGGGCCGGGCAGGGTCCGCGCCTTGCTCTCGCTCGGCGGCAATGTGCTGCTCGCGGCGCCGGGGGGCGAGCGGCTGCGGCGCGGGCTCGAACAGCTCGAGCTGTCGGTGTCGTTCGATCTTTATATCAACGAGGCCGGCTCCTACGCCGATTATGTGCTGCCGGGCCTGACCTTCTACGAGCGCGCCGACCTGCCGATGGTGCCGTTCATGAGCATGGTGCAGCCGTTCCTGCAATATGCCGAACCGGTGATCGCTCCGGTCGGCGAAGCGCGGAGCGAGTTCGATACCTTCTGCGAGATATTGGCGCGGATGGGGCTGCGGATGCCTGCCGCCTCGCCCGGTGAGGTCGCGGCGCAGGCAGCGGGCGGGCAGCTCCGCCCGCTCGAAGTGCTCGACGGTGCTATCCGGCAGGGGCCGGCGGGCCTGCATGGCGACTGGTCGATCGACAAGCTGCGCGACCATCCGCACGGGGTGATGCTCGACATTCCGATCCCCTGGGGCAATCAGGACAAGATCGCGCACGCCGACGGGAAAATTCATCTGTGGGACGATATGGTTGCCGCCGAGCTCGATCGGCTGTTCGCGACGGCACCGATCGAGGGGCTGAAACTGCTTTCGCGGCGCGACATGCGTTCGCACAATGGCTGGCTGCACAATGTCGACCGGCTGATCCGCTCGCAAAAGCCCACGCTGCATATTCACCCCGCCGATGCCGCCGAGCGTGGGTTGGTGGATGGCGATCGCGCGACCTTGTCGAACCGCTTCGGTGCGATCGAGGTCGAGGTAGAGGTCAGCGCCGACCATTTGCGCGGCACGGTATCTTATCCGCATTGCTTCGGGCATGGCACCGGCGGCTGGCAGCGCGCGAACCGGGCCGGGGGCGCGAACGTCAATATCCTGCTCGGGCACGGCCCCGATGTGGTCGAGGCGGTGTCGGGGACGACGCTGATGGACGGGATCGCGGTCGAGCTGACCGCGCTACAGCCGGCGTGA
- a CDS encoding GMC family oxidoreductase: protein MSGEEADYIVVGGGSAGCVLAARLSENPGVRVALVEAGGESTGLMVQMPVGFAKMLVDDRYDWKYWQLPDPSINGRRFIWSGGRMLGGGSSINGQVYIRGTRADFDAWERLGATGWNFDGVFPYFLRSESWSGAPNQSHGSQGPLSVSPMRDPHPLCDLFLRACEQYGLARLDDYNGGQMEGAYLTQATQRDGWRCSTEKAYLRDARKRPNLMTVTNAHVETILIENGEAVGIRYRQGGDAKILRARREVIVSSGAMGSPALLLRSGIGAGDYLQSRGIAVHADRPEVGHNLQEHPGITQNKFVSVPTLNSQVGPLDMIRHLTKFFWNKTGPMGAPAVQAMGLARTRDGLDEPDVQLHFMPLAYNVEPETVSSAEAVMPKEPCISINVSLTRPKSRGRVELGDALEPVINHQLLGDRADVDTLIGAMKLVDRLFAMPALSAITLGDRSPDPVPTDDAGWEAYVRAKTMITYHPVGSCRMGSDAGSVVDPECRVRGVGRLRVVDASIMPQITSGNTNAATIMIGEKAAELIRTTA, encoded by the coding sequence ATGTCGGGCGAGGAAGCGGACTATATCGTCGTGGGCGGGGGCAGCGCGGGCTGCGTGCTGGCGGCGCGGCTGAGCGAGAATCCGGGCGTCCGCGTCGCGCTGGTCGAGGCTGGCGGCGAATCGACCGGACTGATGGTCCAGATGCCGGTCGGTTTCGCCAAGATGCTCGTCGACGACCGCTACGACTGGAAATATTGGCAGCTGCCCGACCCGTCGATCAACGGGCGGCGCTTCATCTGGTCGGGCGGGCGGATGCTCGGCGGCGGCAGTTCGATCAACGGGCAGGTCTATATCCGGGGCACCCGCGCCGATTTTGACGCATGGGAACGGCTCGGCGCGACCGGCTGGAATTTCGACGGCGTCTTTCCCTATTTCCTGCGCAGTGAGAGTTGGAGCGGTGCGCCGAACCAGAGTCATGGGTCGCAGGGGCCGCTGTCGGTGTCGCCGATGCGCGACCCGCATCCCTTGTGCGACCTGTTCCTGCGCGCGTGCGAGCAATATGGGCTGGCGCGGCTCGACGATTATAACGGCGGGCAGATGGAGGGCGCGTACCTCACGCAGGCGACGCAGCGCGACGGCTGGCGGTGCAGTACCGAGAAAGCCTATCTGCGTGACGCGCGCAAACGTCCCAATCTGATGACGGTCACCAACGCGCATGTCGAAACGATCCTGATCGAGAATGGCGAGGCGGTCGGTATCCGCTACCGCCAGGGCGGCGATGCCAAGATCCTCCGCGCGCGGCGCGAGGTGATCGTGTCGTCGGGTGCGATGGGGTCGCCTGCGCTGCTGCTCCGGTCGGGGATCGGTGCGGGCGATTATCTGCAATCGCGCGGCATCGCGGTGCACGCCGACCGGCCCGAGGTCGGCCATAACCTCCAGGAACATCCCGGCATCACGCAGAACAAGTTCGTCAGCGTGCCGACGCTCAACAGTCAGGTCGGGCCGCTCGACATGATCCGGCACCTGACCAAATTTTTCTGGAACAAGACCGGCCCGATGGGCGCGCCCGCGGTGCAGGCTATGGGCCTCGCGCGCACCCGCGACGGGCTCGACGAACCCGACGTCCAACTCCACTTCATGCCGCTCGCCTATAATGTCGAGCCCGAGACGGTGTCGTCCGCCGAGGCGGTGATGCCGAAGGAGCCGTGCATCAGCATCAACGTGTCGCTGACGCGGCCCAAGTCGCGCGGGCGCGTCGAACTGGGCGATGCGCTCGAGCCCGTGATCAATCATCAATTGCTCGGCGACCGCGCCGACGTCGATACGCTGATCGGCGCGATGAAGCTGGTCGACCGGTTGTTCGCGATGCCCGCGTTGAGCGCGATCACGCTGGGCGACCGTTCGCCCGACCCGGTGCCCACCGACGATGCGGGGTGGGAGGCCTATGTTCGCGCCAAGACGATGATCACCTATCACCCCGTCGGCAGCTGCCGCATGGGGTCGGACGCCGGCTCGGTGGTCGACCCCGAATGCCGCGTGCGCGGGGTCGGGCGGCTGCGCGTCGTCGATGCCTCGATCATGCCGCAGATCACCAGCGGCAACACCAATGCCGCGACGATCATGATCGGCGAGAAAGCCGCCGAACTGATCCGCACCACCGCATGA
- a CDS encoding 2Fe-2S iron-sulfur cluster-binding protein, with product MPSVNFQNADGTVETVEIEVGDSVMRGARDNMVEGIEADCGGVCACATCHIYVAPEWLERVGAAGADESEMLDCVNDPRPNSRLSCQIAMTDDLEGLTVFLPESQR from the coding sequence ATGCCAAGCGTGAATTTCCAGAATGCCGACGGCACCGTCGAGACGGTCGAGATCGAAGTCGGGGACTCGGTCATGCGCGGCGCACGCGACAATATGGTCGAGGGGATCGAGGCCGATTGCGGCGGCGTCTGCGCCTGTGCGACCTGCCACATCTACGTCGCCCCCGAATGGCTGGAGCGCGTCGGAGCCGCCGGCGCCGACGAAAGCGAGATGCTCGATTGCGTCAACGACCCGCGACCGAACAGCCGCCTGTCCTGCCAAATCGCGATGACCGACGACCTGGAGGGCTTGACAGTCTTCCTTCCCGAGTCCCAACGATAG
- a CDS encoding aldehyde dehydrogenase, giving the protein MIGQANAQVAHPDRLFIGGRWIPVEGSGRFAVTNPATEEVFGEVVAAGVPEVERAVAAARKAFDEGPWPRMSAAERATYMRALSQALQRRGAALDSAWISQVGVPIWMAQGSGAGTAGLLDYYAGLAETYPFEDVRPSNGMMSKVAVVVREPVGVVAAIAPWNGPLASLLIKLAPALATGCTVILKPAPETPLEAFMLAEAAEEAGFPDGVINLLPADREASDLLVRHPGVDKVAFTGSTEVGLHIAQVCASRMARFTMELGGKSAAIVLDDFEPEAMGPALASMITLLCGQVCINFSRVLVPRARKDAYVESLAAAMAATSIGDPLDPATMMGPLAMARHHAKVCSYFDKGVAEGARIATGGRRPPALNSGYYVEPTVFADATNDMAIAQEEIFGPVTAVIPYDSVEEAIAIANDSPFGLSGGVYTHDTDRAYAVARGIRTGHFTQNGRDFDLTNPFGGFKKSGVGREGGPEGIEPFTEVKTIFLPQAPGTLA; this is encoded by the coding sequence ATGATTGGCCAAGCGAACGCGCAGGTGGCGCATCCCGACCGGCTCTTTATCGGCGGGCGGTGGATTCCCGTCGAGGGCAGCGGTCGCTTCGCGGTGACCAATCCCGCGACCGAGGAAGTGTTCGGCGAAGTGGTCGCGGCGGGCGTCCCCGAAGTCGAACGCGCGGTCGCGGCGGCGCGCAAGGCGTTCGATGAAGGCCCCTGGCCGCGGATGTCGGCTGCCGAACGCGCGACCTATATGCGCGCCTTGTCGCAGGCGCTGCAGCGCCGCGGCGCCGCGCTCGACAGCGCCTGGATTTCGCAGGTCGGGGTGCCGATCTGGATGGCGCAGGGGTCGGGCGCGGGCACTGCGGGGCTGCTCGACTATTATGCCGGACTCGCCGAGACTTATCCGTTCGAGGATGTCCGCCCGTCGAATGGCATGATGTCGAAGGTTGCGGTGGTGGTGCGCGAACCCGTCGGCGTCGTCGCGGCAATCGCGCCGTGGAACGGTCCGCTCGCCTCGCTGCTGATCAAGCTGGCGCCAGCGCTCGCGACGGGCTGCACGGTGATCCTGAAACCGGCGCCCGAAACCCCGCTCGAGGCGTTCATGCTCGCCGAAGCTGCCGAGGAGGCGGGTTTCCCCGATGGCGTGATCAACCTGTTGCCCGCCGACCGCGAGGCGTCGGACCTGCTCGTCCGCCATCCGGGTGTCGACAAGGTCGCCTTCACCGGCTCGACCGAGGTCGGGCTGCATATCGCACAGGTTTGTGCGTCGCGCATGGCGCGCTTTACGATGGAACTCGGCGGCAAGTCGGCGGCAATCGTGCTCGACGACTTCGAGCCCGAGGCGATGGGACCCGCGCTTGCGTCGATGATCACCCTGCTCTGCGGCCAGGTGTGCATCAATTTCAGCCGCGTCCTTGTCCCGCGTGCGCGCAAGGACGCCTATGTCGAAAGCCTCGCAGCGGCGATGGCGGCGACCAGCATCGGCGATCCGCTCGATCCCGCGACGATGATGGGGCCGCTCGCAATGGCGCGGCACCATGCCAAAGTGTGCAGCTATTTCGACAAGGGCGTCGCAGAGGGCGCGCGCATCGCGACCGGTGGTCGCCGTCCGCCGGCGCTGAACAGCGGCTATTATGTCGAACCCACCGTGTTTGCCGACGCGACCAACGACATGGCGATCGCGCAGGAGGAAATCTTTGGCCCGGTTACCGCGGTCATTCCCTATGACAGCGTCGAGGAAGCGATCGCGATCGCCAACGACAGTCCGTTCGGCCTGTCGGGCGGCGTCTATACGCATGACACCGACCGCGCCTATGCGGTGGCGCGGGGCATCCGTACGGGGCATTTCACTCAGAACGGCCGCGATTTCGACCTGACCAATCCCTTCGGCGGCTTCAAGAAATCGGGCGTCGGTCGCGAGGGCGGGCCGGAGGGCATCGAGCCCTTTACCGAGGTCAAGACGATCTTCCTGCCGCAAGCGCCCGGCACGCTGGCATGA
- a CDS encoding TetR family transcriptional regulator, with the protein MTIKAARREERSASAEALLNATAQLLSEASNIDVSLNEISQRASVNSAMIKYYFGNKEGLLLAVLERDAETAMTALKALSEMDIPAQKKLKIHINGIINAYFRSPYINRLIHYMVESGSPGASKRVAQIFIEPMIEVYRDIVAQGVREGALRDVDPGLLYYCLVGAADHIFHAGYSVPSTLGVARLDDSIKQKYAEMVCDIYLRGLAP; encoded by the coding sequence TTGACGATCAAGGCAGCGCGGCGCGAGGAACGGTCGGCATCGGCCGAAGCGCTTTTGAACGCGACCGCGCAACTGCTGTCCGAGGCGAGCAACATCGACGTCTCGCTCAACGAGATTTCGCAGCGCGCATCGGTGAACAGCGCGATGATCAAATATTATTTCGGCAACAAGGAAGGACTGTTGCTCGCGGTGCTTGAACGCGATGCCGAAACCGCGATGACCGCGCTCAAGGCGCTGAGCGAGATGGATATCCCGGCCCAGAAGAAGCTGAAGATCCATATCAACGGCATCATCAACGCTTATTTTCGCTCGCCCTATATCAACCGCCTGATCCATTACATGGTCGAGTCCGGCAGTCCCGGAGCGAGCAAGCGCGTCGCGCAGATCTTCATCGAACCGATGATCGAGGTCTATCGCGACATCGTCGCGCAGGGGGTGCGCGAAGGCGCTCTCAGGGACGTCGATCCCGGCCTGCTCTATTATTGCCTCGTCGGCGCCGCCGACCATATTTTCCACGCGGGCTATTCGGTCCCTTCGACGCTCGGCGTCGCGCGGCTCGACGACAGCATCAAGCAGAAATATGCTGAGATGGTCTGCGACATCTATCTGCGCGGTCTCGCGCCCTGA